In a single window of the Nilaparvata lugens isolate BPH chromosome 1, ASM1435652v1, whole genome shotgun sequence genome:
- the LOC111053113 gene encoding nucleolar protein 56 isoform X1 gives MPELFVLFEHASGYALFKVTEFEEVGMLLPQLESSVTNLGKFKQLVKLVSFSPFKNAIVALEGINSISEGIVPEDLQIFLEKSLPSPSKKNPVSLGVFDTKLASALAESLVVKCECTGVVPEIIRGIRLHFPNLVKDFTDKTQAVAQLGLSHSYSRAKIKFNVNRVDNMVIQSIALLDQLDKDINTFAMRIREWYSYHFPELVKLVPDNYLYAKVAQAIKDRTGLDSSRIDDLEEIVLDRKLATDIVSAAESSMGMDISPIDLINIEHFAKRVTSLADYRKTLHTYLHSKMAGIAPNLSTLIGDQVGARLISQAGSLTNLAKHPASTVQILGAEKALFRALKTRGNTPKYGLLFHTSFIGRAQSKIKGRISRYLANKCSIASRIDCFAENPSNIFGEKLKQQVEDRLKYYETGEKPKKNIDVMKEALEEILTEKSQLNGSVQENGMKKKKKKKKDKKRLSENGNESMEVDEQPAENDAEEPPKKKKKKKKQKEEDE, from the exons cCTGAACTATTTGTGCTGTTTGAACATGCTTCTGGCTATGCATTGTTCAAAGTCACAGAGTTTGAAGAGGTGGGGATGCTCCTACCTCAATTAGAATCATCTGTGACAAATCTTGGAAAATTCAAGCAATTGGTCAAGCTTGTTTCCTTTTCGCCGTTCAAGAATGCAATAGTTGCTCTAGAAGGAATCAACTCGATTTCCGAGG GCATAGTTCCTGAAGATCTTCAAATATTTCTGGAGAAGAGTTTGCCGAGTCCTTCAAAGAAAAATCCGGTTTCATTGGGCGTGTTTGACACGAAACTTGCTTCTGCTCTTGCTGAATCATTAGTGGTGAAATGCGAATGTACCGGTGTTGTACCTGAAATCATCAGAG GTATAAGACTTCATTTCCCAAACTTGGTGAAAGATTTCACGGACAAAACTCAAGCTGTGGCTCAGTTGGGTCTCAGTCACAGCTATTCCAGAGCCAAGATAAAGTTCAATGTAAACAGAGTGGACAACATGGTCATCCAGAGTATCGCGCTACTTGACCAACTCGACAAGGACATCAACACTTTTGCCATGAGAATAAG GGAATGGTATTCGTACCATTTTCCAGAGCTGGTGAAACTTGTTCCTGACAATTATTTGTATGCAAAAGTAGCGCAAGCTATCAAGGACAGAACCGGATTGGACTCAAGCCGAATCGATGATTTGGAAGAAATTGTTTTGGACAGAAAACTTGCCACTGACATCGTGTCTGCAGCTGAATCATCGATGG GAATGGACATATCGCCGATCGATCTGATCAACATAGAGCACTTTGCTAAGCGCGTGACGTCACTGGCCGACTACAGGAAGACGCTGCACACATACCTGCACAGCAAGATGGCGGGCATCGCGCCCAACCTGTCGACGCTGATCGGCGACCAAGTGGGGGCGCGCCTCATCTCGCAGGCCGGATCACTAACCAACCTCGCCAAGCACCCCGCCTCCACCGTACAGATCCTCGGCGCTGAGAAGGCACTTTTCAG AGCTCTGAAAACGAGAGGAAATACTCCAAAGTATGGCCTTCTGTTTCATACAAGTTTTATCGGACGAGCACAAAGCAAAATCAAAGGGCGCATCTCCAGATATCTGGCCAATAAGTGTTCGATCGCTTCACGCATTGACTGTTTTGCAG AAAACCCATCAAATATTTTTGGAGAGAAGTTGAAACAGCAAGTCGAAGATAGACTCAAGTATTATGAAACTGGTGAGAAGCCAAAGAAAAACATTGATGTCATGAAAGAAGCACTCGAGGAGATTCTTACTGAAAAG TCTCAACTGAATGGGTCCGTTCAAGAAAAtggaatgaagaagaaaaagaagaagaagaaggacaaaAAACGATTGTCGGAAAACG